The following proteins come from a genomic window of Miscanthus floridulus cultivar M001 chromosome 2, ASM1932011v1, whole genome shotgun sequence:
- the LOC136540450 gene encoding small ribosomal subunit protein eS1-like, translated as MAVGKNKRISKGKKGGKKKTVDPFSKKDWYDIKAPSVFSVRNIGKTLVSRTQGTRIASEGLKHRVFEVCLADLQGDEDQAYRKIRLRAEDVQGRNVLTNFWGMSFTTDKLRSLVRKWQTLIEAHVDVKTTDNYMLRLFCIGFTKRRPNQVKRTCYAQASQIRQIRRKMVEIMANQASTCDLKELVSKFIPEVIGKEIEKSTSSIFPLQNVFIRKVKILKAPKFDLGKLMEVHGDYKEDVGVKLERPVEGDEAGQEVAAAE; from the exons ATGGCAGTCGGCAAGAACAAGAGGATCTCCAAGGGaaagaagggtgggaagaagaAGAC CGTCGACCCCTTCTCTAAGAAGGATTGGTATGACATCAAGGCCCCGTCGGTGTTCAGTGTGCGCAACATCGGGAAGACTCTCGTGTCCAGGACACAGGGTACCAGG ATTGCTTCTGAGGGTCTGAAGCACAGAGTCTTTGAGGTTTGCCTAGCTGATCTTCAGGGTGACGAGGATCAGGCTTACAGGAAAATCAGGCTCCGTGCTGAAGATGTGCAAGGCAGGAATGTGCTCACAAACTTTTGG GGAATGTCATTTACTACAGATAAACTCAGATCCCTGGTCAGGAAGTGGCAGACACTCATTGAAGCCCATGTTGATGTCAAGACAACTGACAACTACATGCTGCGCTTGTTCTGCATTGGCTTCACCAAGAGGCGCCCAAACCAGGTCAAGAGAACCTGCTACGCACAGGCATCCCAGATCCGCCAG ATCCGCCGCAAGATGGTTGAGATTATGGCCAACCAGGCTTCTACATGTGACCTGAAAGAGCTTGTTTCAAAGTTCATTCCAGAAGTTATTGGTAAAGAAATTGAGAAGTCCACCTCCAGCATATTCCCACTTCAAAATGTCTTCATCCGCAAGGTGAAGATACTCAAGGCTCCCAAGTTTGATCTCGGGAAGCTCATGGAG GTTCATGGTGACTACAAAGAGGATGTGGGTGTGAAGCTTGAGAGGCCTGTTGAGGGAGATGAGGCTGGGCAGGAGGTTGCTGCTGCCGAGTAG
- the LOC136540451 gene encoding cysteine-rich and transmembrane domain-containing protein WIH2-like, producing the protein MSYYNPQGHGGAPPPPPQGYPMDPYAERGMEEHHHHHCHQQYGPPPPQPMYASPYGQQPPPPMYQQPYAQPVYASPYAQPPPYAQPPPAPPRKTGASFAEGCCAGFAAICCCCLMDACF; encoded by the exons ATGAGCTACTACAATCCCCAGGGCCATGGCGgcgcgcccccgccgccgccccaaG GGTACCCGATGGACCCGTACGCGGAGCGCGGGATGgaggagcaccaccaccaccactgtcaCCAGCAGTACGGGCCGCCTCCGCCGCAGCCGATGTACGCGTCGCCGTAcgggcagcagccgccgccgccgatgtaCCAGCAGCCATACGCCCAGCCGGTGTACGCGTCGCCGTACGCCCAGCCGCCGCCGTACGCGCAACCGCCGCCTGCGCCTCCCCGGAAGACCGGCGCGTCGTTCGCGGAAGGATG CTGTGCAGGTTTTGCCGcaatctgctgctgctgcctcatgGACGCATGCTTCTGA
- the LOC136540452 gene encoding uncharacterized protein isoform X1 codes for MGNCQCQAAEVATVLIQHPGGGRTERAYWALSAAAVMAANPGHYVAAVITTTAPQPAAGDGAAASSAPATVKHLKLLRPDDTLLLGRVYRLVTFEEVLREFASKRQVKLSRVTVRAKDEAEDAKPASKHRRRRARASAGGGRGGERKESSERSLAKLCYAAHSLRFPSIQVMRQTEEELGPEAGPSSGPSAKHADTPFDADLDAELEALLPHGALVGRRAARQWSPALQSIAEG; via the exons ATGGGCAACTGCCAGTGCCAGGCGGCGGAGGTGGCGACGGTGCTGATCCAGCACCCCGGCGGCGGCCGCACGGAGCGCGCCTACTGGGCGCTCTCGGCCGCGGCCGTCATGGCGGCCAACCCGGGCCACTACGTCGCGGCCGTCATCACCACCACCGCGCCGCAGCCGGCCGCAGGAGACGGAGCAGCAGCCTCCTCCGCCCCCGCGACCGTGAAGCACCTCAAGCTGCTCCGCCCCGACGACACGCTCCTGCTCGGCCGCGTCTACCGCCTCGTCACCTTCGAAG AGGTGCTGAGGGAGTTCGCGTCGAAGCGGCAGGTGAAGCTGAGCCGCGTCACGGTCAGGGCCAAGGACGAAGCCGAGGACGCGAAGCCGGCGTCCAAGCATCGCCGCCGTCGCGCCAGGGCCAGCGCCGGTGGCGGCCGCGGCGGAGAGCGCAAGGAATCATCCGAGCGGTCACTCGCCAAG TTATGTTATGCAGCGCATTCACTCCGGTTCCCATCAATCCAGGTCATGCGCCAGACGGAGGAGGAGCTGGGGCCGGAGGCAGGCCCGTCCTCGGGCCCCAGCGCCAAGCACGCCGACACGCCGTTCGACGCCGACCTCGACGCGGAGCTGGAGGCGCTCCTGCCTCACGGGGCGTTGGTCGGCCGCCGAGCCGCCCGGCAATGGAGCCCCGCGCTTCAGAGCATCGCCGAAGGGTGA
- the LOC136540452 gene encoding uncharacterized protein isoform X2, with amino-acid sequence MGNCQCQAAEVATVLIQHPGGGRTERAYWALSAAAVMAANPGHYVAAVITTTAPQPAAGDGAAASSAPATVKHLKLLRPDDTLLLGRVYRLVTFEEVLREFASKRQVKLSRVTVRAKDEAEDAKPASKHRRRRARASAGGGRGGERKESSERSLAKVMRQTEEELGPEAGPSSGPSAKHADTPFDADLDAELEALLPHGALVGRRAARQWSPALQSIAEG; translated from the exons ATGGGCAACTGCCAGTGCCAGGCGGCGGAGGTGGCGACGGTGCTGATCCAGCACCCCGGCGGCGGCCGCACGGAGCGCGCCTACTGGGCGCTCTCGGCCGCGGCCGTCATGGCGGCCAACCCGGGCCACTACGTCGCGGCCGTCATCACCACCACCGCGCCGCAGCCGGCCGCAGGAGACGGAGCAGCAGCCTCCTCCGCCCCCGCGACCGTGAAGCACCTCAAGCTGCTCCGCCCCGACGACACGCTCCTGCTCGGCCGCGTCTACCGCCTCGTCACCTTCGAAG AGGTGCTGAGGGAGTTCGCGTCGAAGCGGCAGGTGAAGCTGAGCCGCGTCACGGTCAGGGCCAAGGACGAAGCCGAGGACGCGAAGCCGGCGTCCAAGCATCGCCGCCGTCGCGCCAGGGCCAGCGCCGGTGGCGGCCGCGGCGGAGAGCGCAAGGAATCATCCGAGCGGTCACTCGCCAAG GTCATGCGCCAGACGGAGGAGGAGCTGGGGCCGGAGGCAGGCCCGTCCTCGGGCCCCAGCGCCAAGCACGCCGACACGCCGTTCGACGCCGACCTCGACGCGGAGCTGGAGGCGCTCCTGCCTCACGGGGCGTTGGTCGGCCGCCGAGCCGCCCGGCAATGGAGCCCCGCGCTTCAGAGCATCGCCGAAGGGTGA